A genomic region of Ignavibacteria bacterium contains the following coding sequences:
- the pstA gene encoding phosphate ABC transporter permease PstA: MKTKKIYDLSVKSITALAAFLILLMVIVIMGNIILGGWSHITWEFLTTAPEEGMTKGGIFPAIFGTFLLVIIMSIFGIPIGTISAIYLTEYAKQESFTYKVIRFSVNTLAGIPAIVFGLFGLGFFVQFVGRGLDNVLYGGEMLRWGQPNILWASLTMALLTLPVVIVSVEEAIRAVPRELREASFALGATKWQTIRKVIIPNSITGILTGGILAVSRGAGEVAPILFTGAAYFLPYLPTSLSDQFMELGYHIYIMSTQSPDVEATRPIQYATTLVLLILTFALNFSAIFLRYRLRKTKAKFS; this comes from the coding sequence ATGAAAACGAAAAAGATTTATGATCTTTCCGTAAAATCAATTACAGCTCTTGCCGCTTTTCTTATTTTATTGATGGTTATTGTTATTATGGGAAATATTATTCTGGGCGGTTGGTCTCACATTACCTGGGAATTTTTGACAACCGCACCAGAGGAGGGAATGACTAAAGGAGGAATTTTCCCAGCAATTTTTGGAACATTCTTGCTCGTTATTATAATGTCAATCTTTGGAATTCCAATTGGAACTATCTCTGCAATTTATCTTACCGAGTATGCTAAGCAAGAATCATTTACTTATAAAGTGATAAGGTTCTCTGTGAATACTCTTGCTGGAATTCCTGCAATCGTATTTGGTTTATTTGGACTCGGATTTTTTGTTCAATTTGTTGGAAGAGGTTTGGATAATGTTTTGTATGGTGGTGAAATGTTACGATGGGGACAACCCAATATTCTCTGGGCAAGTCTTACGATGGCTTTACTAACCTTACCAGTTGTTATTGTTTCTGTCGAAGAAGCCATTAGAGCGGTTCCAAGGGAATTAAGGGAGGCAAGTTTTGCACTCGGGGCAACCAAATGGCAAACAATTAGAAAAGTTATTATACCAAATTCAATTACTGGAATATTAACTGGAGGAATTTTAGCAGTAAGTCGTGGTGCAGGTGAGGTTGCTCCAATTCTTTTTACTGGAGCTGCATATTTTTTACCTTATCTACCGACTTCACTTTCAGATCAATTTATGGAACTTGGTTATCATATATACATTATGAGCACCCAGTCACCAGATGTTGAAGCAACTCGACCAATTCAATATGCAACTACGTTGGTCTTGCTTATTCTAACCTTTGCTCTGAACTTTTCTGCAATCTTTTTAAGATATAGATTGAGAAAAACAAAAGCGAAATTTAGTTAA
- a CDS encoding phosphate ABC transporter substrate-binding protein → MKKITLISILLVTLFLSVFANYVITIKGSDTMVILAQRWAEIYMKKNKNVVIQVTGGGSGTGISALINGTTDICNSSRPIKKEEKIKLKKKYGTTGVEVRVAIDGLAIYVNEKNPVSELTLQQIREIYTGKINNWKEVGGKDAQIIRYSRENNSGTYVYFKDEVLKKQDFDRTTQYLPGTAAVVNAVAKDPNGIGYGGAAYGVGIKDVKVKKDPNSPAYAPTAENIKKGLYPISRYLYMYLRKWPQGEIKKFIDWILSEEGQKIVAEVGYFPLN, encoded by the coding sequence ATGAAAAAAATTACTTTGATAAGCATTTTATTAGTTACTCTTTTCTTGAGCGTTTTTGCAAATTATGTGATCACAATCAAAGGCTCAGATACAATGGTCATTTTAGCTCAACGATGGGCTGAAATTTATATGAAGAAAAATAAAAATGTCGTAATCCAAGTTACTGGCGGAGGAAGCGGGACGGGAATTTCTGCACTTATTAATGGAACAACTGATATTTGTAATTCTTCCAGACCAATCAAAAAAGAAGAAAAAATAAAACTAAAGAAAAAATACGGTACAACCGGTGTTGAAGTCAGAGTTGCAATTGATGGGCTTGCAATTTATGTGAATGAAAAAAATCCTGTGAGTGAATTAACCCTTCAACAAATTCGAGAAATTTACACTGGAAAAATTAACAATTGGAAAGAAGTTGGCGGCAAAGATGCTCAAATCATTCGATACTCAAGGGAAAATAACTCAGGAACTTATGTCTATTTTAAGGATGAAGTTTTGAAAAAACAGGATTTCGATAGAACAACTCAATATTTACCCGGAACAGCAGCTGTTGTCAATGCAGTTGCGAAGGATCCAAATGGAATAGGTTATGGTGGTGCAGCTTATGGAGTTGGAATTAAAGATGTGAAGGTCAAAAAAGATCCTAACTCTCCAGCTTATGCACCGACTGCAGAAAATATTAAAAAAGGTTTGTATCCAATTTCAAGATATCTTTATATGTACCTTCGCAAATGGCCTCAAGGTGAAATTAAAAAATTTATCGATTGGATTTTAAGCGAAGAAGGACAAAAGATTGTTGCTGAAGTTGGTTACTTCCCCCTAAATTAA
- the pstC gene encoding phosphate ABC transporter permease subunit PstC yields MDEQFKNELLKKRFYFSDWLARIVITLVSIVSFISIALIFVFVFREALPILNYTPEVETYTDEELQMQVYNDLNNQIEKKEEKLSNTKEQIEITPRNDDQIKLQSVWESVFSTVWDPISKNPRYGIIPLIVGSLKVTLIAILIAAPIAILAALFTSTFAPKWAKEILKPAIEILAGFPSVVIGFFALVVLATFLQNLFGYQYRLNAFVGGLALSLAVIPIIYTVTEDALSAIPKSYIEASIALGAEKWQTAIYVVLPAAAPGIFAAVLLGIGRAFGETMIVMMATGNAPIISASIFEPVRTMSATIGAEMAEVIFGELHYNVLFLLGSILFLFSFSLNAIAEFYIRNRLLRRIGGSK; encoded by the coding sequence ATGGACGAACAATTCAAAAACGAATTGCTGAAAAAAAGATTTTATTTCTCTGATTGGCTTGCAAGAATTGTAATAACATTGGTTTCAATAGTTTCCTTTATTTCAATCGCATTGATTTTTGTATTTGTATTTCGTGAAGCTTTACCAATTCTTAATTACACACCTGAAGTTGAAACTTACACTGATGAAGAATTGCAGATGCAAGTTTATAATGATTTAAATAATCAAATTGAAAAGAAAGAAGAAAAATTATCAAACACGAAAGAGCAAATTGAAATTACACCCAGAAATGATGACCAAATAAAACTACAATCAGTCTGGGAAAGTGTTTTTTCAACAGTCTGGGATCCAATTTCAAAAAATCCAAGGTATGGAATAATTCCATTAATTGTGGGGAGTTTAAAAGTCACTTTAATTGCTATACTGATTGCTGCGCCAATTGCAATTCTTGCGGCATTATTCACCTCTACTTTTGCACCTAAATGGGCTAAAGAAATCTTGAAACCGGCAATTGAAATTTTAGCTGGATTTCCTTCGGTAGTGATTGGATTTTTTGCTCTTGTTGTGTTAGCCACTTTTCTTCAGAATCTTTTTGGATATCAATACAGGTTAAATGCTTTTGTCGGTGGTCTTGCATTATCTCTTGCAGTCATTCCTATTATTTACACGGTTACTGAAGATGCACTTTCGGCTATACCTAAATCTTATATTGAGGCAAGTATTGCACTCGGTGCTGAGAAATGGCAGACAGCAATTTATGTCGTTTTACCGGCTGCTGCACCTGGAATTTTTGCTGCCGTCCTTCTTGGAATTGGAAGAGCTTTCGGGGAAACAATGATTGTAATGATGGCTACGGGAAATGCTCCAATTATCTCTGCGTCAATTTTTGAACCTGTCAGAACAATGTCCGCTACTATTGGTGCTGAAATGGCTGAAGTAATTTTTGGCGAACTGCATTACAATGTTTTGTTCTTGTTAGGTTCAATCCTTTTTCTTTTTAGTTTCTCTCTCAATGCAATCGCTGAATTTTACATTCGAAACAGATTATTGAGAAGAATTGGTGGCTCTAAATGA
- a CDS encoding M28 family peptidase, whose amino-acid sequence MRITLVVLSSLLLFTLIYCKKKDEPIKTTEVVWMLEYNRTIPNFDENLTYEYILKQLSFGPRNPNSSGHKLAKEFLFNELKKFADTVYFQNFSYPGYDGEILNCSNIIASFRPESKIRILLCAHWDTRPRSDEDKNPENQNKPILGANDGASGVAVLLSLAKILSEHKPEFGIDIVLFDAEDYGRKNDLMNYSLGSKYFIQNKPTYINPQFGILLDMVGDKEAVFKKEPNSYQFAPDVVDKVWRLASELNLKSFSNEFSNPIYDDHIPLGEMGMKIIDIIDADLIGADSPNPRRNYWHTQNDTIENISKETLKEVGKLITTLIYSIKFTER is encoded by the coding sequence ATGAGAATCACTTTAGTTGTATTAAGCTCTTTGCTTTTATTCACATTAATTTATTGTAAAAAGAAAGACGAACCAATAAAAACAACAGAAGTCGTCTGGATGCTTGAATACAACCGAACAATTCCAAATTTTGATGAAAATCTTACCTATGAATATATATTAAAACAACTATCATTCGGACCAAGAAATCCAAATTCATCAGGTCATAAACTTGCAAAAGAATTTTTATTCAATGAACTGAAAAAATTTGCTGATACTGTTTATTTTCAGAATTTCAGTTATCCAGGTTATGATGGCGAGATTTTAAATTGTTCAAATATCATTGCTTCGTTTAGACCTGAGAGTAAAATACGAATTTTACTTTGCGCTCATTGGGATACGAGACCAAGATCTGATGAAGACAAAAACCCTGAAAACCAAAACAAACCAATTTTAGGTGCAAATGATGGAGCAAGCGGAGTTGCTGTACTTTTAAGTCTTGCCAAAATTTTAAGTGAACACAAACCTGAATTTGGAATTGACATAGTCCTTTTTGACGCCGAAGATTATGGAAGAAAAAACGATTTAATGAATTATTCTCTCGGTTCTAAATACTTTATACAGAATAAGCCAACTTACATTAATCCGCAATTTGGAATTCTCCTGGATATGGTTGGAGATAAAGAAGCGGTTTTCAAAAAGGAACCTAACTCATACCAGTTTGCACCAGATGTTGTCGATAAAGTCTGGCGACTTGCATCTGAACTAAATTTAAAATCTTTCTCCAACGAATTTTCAAATCCAATTTATGATGACCACATTCCACTCGGAGAAATGGGAATGAAAATTATTGATATTATCGATGCCGATTTGATCGGAGCGGATTCACCAAACCCACGAAGAAATTACTGGCATACACAAAACGATACAATTGAAAACATAAGCAAAGAAACATTAAAAGAAGTTGGGAAATTAATTACTACTTTAATTTATTCAATTAAATTTACAGAAAGATGA
- a CDS encoding T9SS type A sorting domain-containing protein codes for MKFFLIILLSISTLLFADNFESKGFNLIQKFYEEGKISYQENLLNKFYFIFNKQKLDKRFRFENDYPVKCATSLIIEYQRNKHLLDQSAIDEIESFINPEKLNSPTAFTYDSPGGKFRLTYETTGPNAVPTADNNGNGVPDYVEWVASYFDYSWAFEMDTLGFLPPPIGTGKYQIGFEEMSAYGYTTVVSGQLTRIVMHRNFVGFPPNQDPEGNVKGAAKVTAAHEFKHATQIMYNYWNEPSWYIELDATWMEDIAYDYVNDYYNYITSSGSPFTSPGQSLDAGSGYEDCNWMHFLSEKFEVNINKRIWQRRQSNPSENMFSTFNYVLSTFYSSNFQNAFREYVVWNFLTNSRATTTHPGYGEAAQYPLAALCATVTSYPYNGSNCSITKYSANFIRVNPPSNSNNLMINFNGANSPHIFKVTVVTRNTSGLVQSFEIPLDANNDGSYLIPIPNNQLSYAGLCVAVVSGNTGPTFTYSITEQTSFSTSVSLNAGWNLLSVPITLSNMNFSSIFPEATSNAYYYDNGYQIAVTAELGKGYWLKFNQPLNKNLTGTPQSSIQINVKNGWNIIGPLHNNIPIGNITTNPPNIISSLFYGYNNGYQTATTLEKGKGYWVKVSANGTMSIPSTFSKENYSSSQIDLIQLLNELNSSPRIIFSDDAGNESILYLTEKSYQRYFELPPIPPSQIFDVRFESNSFVEALDQKSYLVSLQGINSILKIKSENLDGALKIYDPVTGDLVGKSKGNEIVIKDNYSKLRIELENLPATYELYQNFPNPFNPSTLISYQLKEDGLVQLKIYNLIGQEITTLVNEKQQAGRYEINFNASKLPSGVYVYSLRVNDFVQTKKMTLLK; via the coding sequence ATGAAATTCTTTTTAATTATATTACTCTCAATTTCTACACTCCTTTTTGCCGATAACTTTGAGTCAAAAGGTTTCAATTTGATTCAGAAATTTTATGAAGAAGGAAAAATTTCTTACCAGGAAAATCTCCTAAATAAATTTTATTTCATATTCAATAAACAGAAGCTGGATAAACGATTTAGATTTGAAAACGATTATCCAGTCAAATGCGCAACATCATTGATAATTGAGTATCAAAGAAATAAACACCTGCTTGATCAATCCGCAATTGATGAAATTGAATCTTTTATAAATCCAGAAAAACTAAATTCACCAACTGCATTCACTTACGATTCACCAGGAGGAAAATTTCGCTTAACTTACGAGACAACAGGTCCAAATGCAGTTCCCACTGCTGATAACAATGGCAACGGAGTTCCAGATTACGTCGAGTGGGTCGCAAGTTATTTCGATTATAGCTGGGCATTTGAAATGGATACGCTTGGATTTTTACCTCCTCCAATCGGAACAGGCAAATATCAAATCGGATTTGAAGAGATGAGCGCTTATGGTTATACAACAGTTGTAAGCGGACAGTTAACGAGAATTGTAATGCACAGAAATTTTGTTGGTTTTCCGCCTAATCAAGATCCTGAAGGGAATGTGAAAGGTGCAGCAAAAGTAACAGCTGCTCATGAATTCAAACATGCAACTCAGATTATGTATAATTACTGGAATGAACCTTCCTGGTATATCGAGCTCGATGCAACCTGGATGGAAGATATTGCTTATGATTATGTAAATGATTATTACAATTACATTACTTCATCTGGCTCGCCTTTTACTTCGCCAGGTCAATCACTTGATGCGGGAAGTGGTTACGAAGATTGTAACTGGATGCATTTCTTGAGTGAAAAATTTGAAGTCAATATAAATAAAAGAATATGGCAGCGAAGGCAATCCAATCCATCTGAGAATATGTTTTCAACTTTCAATTATGTTCTTTCAACTTTTTATTCATCAAATTTTCAAAATGCATTTAGAGAATATGTTGTCTGGAATTTTTTAACTAACTCGAGAGCAACTACTACACATCCCGGATATGGTGAAGCAGCACAGTATCCACTCGCCGCACTCTGCGCAACTGTAACTTCTTATCCTTACAATGGAAGCAACTGTTCAATCACAAAATATTCTGCCAATTTCATTAGAGTTAATCCACCTTCAAATTCAAATAATTTAATGATTAACTTTAATGGTGCTAATTCTCCGCACATTTTTAAAGTAACAGTGGTAACTCGCAATACATCAGGACTTGTCCAATCTTTTGAGATTCCTCTTGATGCAAATAACGATGGTAGCTACTTGATTCCAATTCCGAATAATCAACTTTCATATGCGGGACTTTGTGTTGCAGTTGTATCAGGAAATACAGGACCAACTTTTACTTACTCGATCACTGAGCAAACTTCATTTTCAACATCTGTGAGTTTAAATGCAGGGTGGAATTTATTGAGCGTGCCGATTACTCTTTCTAATATGAACTTTTCATCAATCTTTCCAGAAGCGACTTCTAATGCATATTATTATGATAATGGATATCAGATAGCTGTTACTGCTGAGCTTGGAAAAGGTTATTGGTTGAAATTCAATCAACCATTGAATAAAAATTTGACAGGAACTCCGCAAAGCTCAATTCAAATTAATGTAAAAAATGGATGGAATATAATTGGTCCATTGCATAATAATATTCCAATTGGAAACATTACAACGAATCCGCCAAATATAATTTCATCTTTATTCTATGGATATAACAATGGTTACCAAACAGCCACAACTCTTGAAAAAGGAAAAGGTTACTGGGTAAAAGTCTCTGCAAATGGAACGATGTCTATTCCATCAACTTTTTCGAAAGAGAATTATTCAAGTAGCCAAATTGATTTAATTCAACTTTTGAATGAATTAAATTCTTCTCCAAGAATAATCTTTTCTGATGATGCAGGTAATGAAAGTATTTTATATTTGACTGAAAAATCTTATCAACGCTATTTTGAATTACCGCCAATACCTCCATCTCAAATTTTTGATGTTCGATTTGAGAGTAATTCTTTTGTTGAGGCATTAGACCAAAAAAGTTATCTGGTTTCATTGCAGGGAATTAATTCAATCCTTAAAATTAAATCAGAAAATTTGGATGGAGCTCTTAAAATTTACGATCCAGTTACAGGAGATTTAGTTGGAAAATCAAAAGGGAATGAAATTGTAATTAAAGATAACTACTCGAAGCTTCGAATTGAACTTGAAAATCTTCCTGCCACTTACGAGCTTTATCAAAACTTTCCAAATCCATTCAATCCTTCTACTTTAATTTCGTATCAATTGAAAGAAGATGGTTTGGTACAATTAAAAATCTATAATTTAATTGGGCAGGAGATCACAACTCTTGTAAATGAAAAGCAACAAGCTGGAAGATATGAGATTAATTTTAATGCAAGTAAACTGCCGAGCGGAGTTTATGTTTATTCACTCAGAGTTAATGATTTTGTTCAGACTAAAAAAATGACTTTGTTGAAGTAA
- a CDS encoding MerR family transcriptional regulator, with translation MEQSYKISEVAEILGISIHTLRMYEKEGLIIPEKGENNQRRYTENDINRLRCIRRSINEHKISIRGLKVIYSLIPCWEIIKCSEEDRKNCPAYVSTTKPCWMTKGKETVCGNLSCRECEVYKTLSDCTKVKDIIKKTRSVR, from the coding sequence ATGGAACAGTCATATAAAATAAGCGAAGTTGCAGAAATACTGGGAATTTCAATTCATACTTTAAGAATGTACGAAAAAGAAGGTTTAATAATACCCGAAAAAGGAGAAAATAACCAGCGTAGATATACAGAAAATGATATTAATCGATTAAGGTGTATTAGAAGATCAATAAATGAACATAAAATCAGCATCCGAGGCTTAAAAGTAATTTATTCACTCATCCCCTGCTGGGAAATCATTAAGTGTTCGGAAGAAGATAGAAAAAATTGTCCCGCCTATGTTTCAACTACAAAACCTTGCTGGATGACAAAAGGGAAGGAAACAGTATGCGGAAATTTGAGCTGCCGTGAATGTGAAGTCTATAAAACACTGAGTGACTGCACTAAAGTTAAAGACATAATTAAGAAAACTCGGAGTGTCAGATGA
- the prmA gene encoding 50S ribosomal protein L11 methyltransferase, whose translation MNQKIYYEVTIKTFPFVPELITGIVMLLDLIGIEENDNELVCYFEKFNEEDYNFLTNALNNLKKESIIERFEIYQSTLEQKNWNEEWEKTIQPIKVSDKIVIKPSFRDYQKQNDEIVITIDPKMSFGTGYHQSTRLMLRLMEKYVKPGTKILDIGTGTGILAIAAIKLGADFAVTCDNDENVKDNVIEKFEKNDVKDKCSFIVGTINEITETGFDLILANIQKNILMDIAEEIQKRIKKGGFIILSGLLIEDQKEIIEKYESLGCKLIEILIEDEWIGVVLVKN comes from the coding sequence ATGAATCAGAAAATTTATTACGAAGTAACGATCAAAACTTTTCCATTCGTACCAGAATTGATTACTGGTATTGTAATGCTTCTTGACTTAATAGGAATTGAAGAAAATGACAACGAATTAGTCTGTTATTTCGAAAAGTTCAATGAAGAAGATTACAATTTCTTGACGAACGCTCTGAACAATCTCAAAAAAGAATCAATAATCGAAAGATTTGAAATTTATCAATCAACCCTCGAGCAAAAAAACTGGAACGAAGAATGGGAAAAAACTATTCAACCAATTAAAGTCAGTGATAAAATTGTTATAAAACCTTCATTTCGAGATTATCAAAAACAAAACGACGAGATTGTAATTACAATTGACCCCAAAATGTCATTTGGAACCGGTTATCATCAATCTACTCGTCTAATGCTCAGGTTAATGGAGAAGTATGTAAAACCAGGAACAAAGATTCTTGATATTGGAACAGGAACAGGCATTTTAGCCATTGCCGCAATAAAACTTGGTGCAGATTTCGCTGTCACCTGCGACAACGATGAGAATGTGAAAGATAATGTGATTGAAAAGTTCGAAAAAAATGATGTAAAAGATAAATGTTCTTTCATTGTTGGAACTATCAATGAAATTACTGAAACAGGATTTGATTTAATTTTAGCAAATATCCAGAAAAACATTTTGATGGACATTGCTGAAGAAATTCAAAAAAGAATTAAGAAAGGCGGATTTATAATTTTATCGGGATTATTGATAGAAGATCAGAAAGAAATAATTGAAAAGTATGAATCACTCGGCTGTAAGCTAATTGAAATTTTAATCGAAGATGAATGGATTGGAGTCGTTCTGGTAAAGAATTGA
- a CDS encoding SDR family oxidoreductase: MKTALITGASFGIGYELSKIFANEKYNLVLVARNRERLNEIESELKRENNIRIKTLVKDLSNPEAPKEIFDELVYDKIEIDVLVNNAGFGLLGPFAELDLKDQLDMIQVNITSLVHLTGLILPSMIKRGSGKILNVASTAAFQPGPNMAVYYATKAFVLSFSKALYKELKDKGITVTALCPGPTKTEFQKRARMENINLERSKLIPYMSAERVARVGYKGLMKGKKVVIPGFMNKVGTKIVRFAPESFILSILHKFNSKD; this comes from the coding sequence ATGAAAACAGCACTTATTACTGGAGCCTCATTTGGGATCGGCTATGAGCTGTCAAAAATTTTTGCAAATGAAAAATATAACCTTGTGCTTGTTGCACGAAACAGAGAAAGACTCAACGAAATTGAATCGGAACTAAAACGTGAAAATAATATCAGAATAAAAACATTAGTAAAAGATTTATCAAATCCAGAAGCTCCTAAAGAAATCTTTGATGAGTTAGTGTATGATAAAATTGAAATTGATGTTCTTGTAAACAATGCTGGATTTGGTTTGTTAGGTCCTTTTGCTGAATTAGACTTAAAAGATCAACTTGATATGATTCAGGTAAATATTACTTCACTTGTTCATTTAACAGGTTTAATTCTTCCATCAATGATTAAACGAGGCAGTGGTAAAATTTTGAATGTTGCTTCCACAGCAGCATTTCAGCCCGGTCCAAATATGGCGGTTTATTATGCAACAAAAGCATTTGTTCTATCATTTTCAAAAGCACTTTATAAAGAATTGAAAGATAAAGGTATAACGGTAACTGCATTGTGTCCGGGACCAACAAAAACAGAATTTCAGAAACGAGCTCGAATGGAAAATATTAATCTTGAGCGTTCAAAATTAATTCCTTATATGTCAGCGGAAAGAGTTGCCAGAGTTGGTTATAAAGGTTTAATGAAAGGTAAGAAAGTTGTAATTCCAGGATTTATGAATAAAGTTGGGACTAAAATTGTAAGGTTTGCTCCTGAGTCTTTCATACTTTCAATTCTACATAAGTTCAACTCGAAAGATTGA
- a CDS encoding phosphate ABC transporter ATP-binding protein, which translates to MENTKIITRNLNFFYGKKQVLFDISLEIPERKVTALIGPSGCGKSTYLRTLNRMNELIDDVRVEGEVLIDGIDIYKNNIDVVALRKKVGMIFQKSNPFPKSIYDNVAYGPRIQGIRDRKILDEIVETSLKRAALWDEVKDELNKSALSLSGGQQQRLCIARALAVNPEILLMDEPASALDPISTIKIEDLIFELKQNYTIVIVTHNMQQAARVSDYTAFFYMGHLVEFDDTKVMFTAPKKKQTEDYITGRFG; encoded by the coding sequence ATGGAAAACACAAAAATTATCACTCGTAATTTGAATTTCTTTTATGGGAAGAAACAAGTTTTGTTTGATATCTCCTTGGAAATTCCTGAAAGAAAAGTAACTGCATTGATTGGACCATCAGGTTGTGGAAAATCAACTTACCTACGCACATTAAATCGAATGAATGAATTAATTGATGATGTGCGAGTTGAAGGTGAAGTATTGATTGATGGAATTGATATTTATAAAAATAATATTGATGTTGTCGCATTAAGAAAAAAAGTTGGTATGATTTTTCAAAAATCAAATCCATTTCCTAAGTCTATCTATGACAATGTAGCTTATGGACCGAGAATTCAGGGAATCAGAGATAGAAAAATTTTAGATGAAATAGTTGAAACAAGTCTTAAGCGAGCAGCTCTCTGGGATGAAGTTAAAGACGAACTAAATAAAAGTGCGTTATCCCTTTCTGGTGGTCAGCAGCAGAGACTTTGCATTGCACGAGCTCTGGCAGTAAATCCAGAAATTTTATTAATGGATGAACCAGCAAGTGCACTGGATCCGATATCAACAATTAAAATTGAAGATTTAATTTTTGAACTTAAACAGAATTATACAATTGTCATTGTCACACATAATATGCAGCAGGCTGCAAGAGTAAGTGATTACACAGCGTTCTTCTATATGGGTCATCTCGTTGAATTCGATGATACAAAGGTTATGTTTACAGCACCAAAGAAAAAACAAACTGAAGATTACATCACTGGAAGATTTGGATAG
- a CDS encoding NRDE family protein — MCVLVFALKSHPEYKFIFAGNRDEFYSRPTKPASIWGDDVKILSGIDLKSNGTWLGVTIERSDSIPAGDFAVITNFRDFYHFKENPELWSRGKLVADFLQSNFPFAKTETRFRDFIDFLFSNSKNFNPFNLIFGNFDELYYFTNVDNRFELISNGIHGLSNNFLDIPWPKVHWAKLRFSDIIQNSNNLIDDLFELFTDNSQFDDELLPDTGVGIERERLLSSIFIKSEIYGTRSTTIILVDYNNNIKFIERNYNHENYFDQVFELNI; from the coding sequence ATGTGTGTTCTGGTTTTTGCTTTGAAATCCCATCCAGAATATAAATTCATATTTGCTGGGAATCGAGACGAATTTTACTCAAGACCAACTAAACCAGCATCGATCTGGGGTGATGATGTAAAAATTTTATCTGGAATTGATCTGAAATCAAATGGAACCTGGCTTGGAGTTACAATTGAAAGGAGTGATTCAATTCCTGCTGGAGATTTTGCGGTGATAACAAATTTTAGAGACTTTTATCATTTCAAAGAAAATCCAGAACTCTGGTCTCGTGGTAAACTTGTTGCTGATTTTCTTCAGTCAAATTTTCCCTTTGCTAAAACAGAAACTCGTTTTAGAGATTTTATTGATTTTCTATTTTCTAATTCAAAGAATTTTAATCCTTTCAATTTAATTTTTGGCAACTTCGATGAACTGTATTACTTCACAAATGTGGATAATAGGTTTGAATTGATTTCAAATGGAATACACGGTTTAAGCAATAATTTTTTAGATATTCCCTGGCCCAAGGTGCACTGGGCAAAACTCAGATTTTCTGATATTATCCAGAATTCAAATAATCTTATCGATGATTTATTCGAATTATTTACTGATAATTCTCAATTTGATGACGAGTTGCTTCCAGATACGGGAGTTGGAATTGAAAGAGAGAGGTTACTTTCTTCAATTTTTATAAAAAGCGAAATATATGGAACGAGATCAACAACAATAATTCTAGTTGATTACAATAACAACATTAAATTTATTGAAAGGAATTACAATCATGAAAACTATTTTGATCAAGTGTTTGAATTAAATATTTAA